The following are encoded in a window of Sinomonas cyclohexanicum genomic DNA:
- the mmsA gene encoding multiple monosaccharide ABC transporter ATP-binding protein: MASNEPVILEMRSITKEFPGVKALSDVNLKVKAGEIHAICGENGAGKSTLMKVLSGVYPHGSYSGEIVYQGATQEFKDIRASEAAGIVIIHQELALIPELSIMENIFLGNEPAKRGVIDWKEARRRSLELLARVGLKDDPDTPIKEIGVGKQQLVEIAKALNKSVKLLILDEPTAALNESDSQHLLDLIVGLKGRGVTSIMISHKLNEIEQIADEITIIRDGKSIETLNVARDGVDEDRIIKGMVGRTLESRFPDHTPTIGEVLFEAKDWTVQHPVITDRLVCKGSNFFVRQGEIVGFAGLMGAGRTELARSIFGHSYGKFLSGHTYMHGKEVRMHTVAQAIDAGLGYVTEDRKTLGLNLLDDIKTTTVSAALKKITRGLVVDRNREYEVAEQYRKSLRTKTPSVDEGVAKLSGGNQQKVVLAKWMFTDPELLILDEPTRGIDVGAKYEIYGIIQKLASQGKGVIVISSELPELLGLSDRIYTIFEGAITGVLTKEEATQESLMKLMTQARKAA; the protein is encoded by the coding sequence ATGGCGTCAAACGAACCTGTGATCCTCGAGATGCGGTCCATCACCAAGGAGTTCCCCGGGGTGAAGGCACTCTCGGACGTGAACCTGAAGGTGAAGGCCGGCGAGATCCACGCAATCTGCGGCGAGAACGGCGCAGGCAAGTCCACCCTCATGAAGGTGCTCTCTGGTGTCTACCCGCACGGCTCCTACTCCGGCGAGATCGTCTACCAAGGCGCGACCCAGGAGTTCAAGGACATCCGCGCGAGCGAGGCCGCGGGCATCGTCATCATCCACCAGGAGCTCGCGCTCATCCCGGAGCTGTCCATCATGGAGAACATCTTCCTGGGCAACGAGCCGGCCAAGCGCGGCGTCATCGACTGGAAGGAGGCCCGCCGCCGTTCCCTCGAGCTCCTCGCCCGGGTTGGCCTCAAGGATGACCCCGACACCCCGATCAAGGAGATCGGCGTCGGCAAGCAGCAGCTCGTGGAGATCGCCAAGGCACTCAACAAGTCGGTGAAGCTGCTCATCCTCGACGAGCCCACCGCCGCACTGAACGAGTCGGACTCCCAGCACCTGCTCGACCTCATCGTGGGCCTGAAGGGCCGCGGCGTCACGAGCATCATGATCTCCCACAAGCTCAACGAGATCGAGCAGATCGCGGACGAGATCACCATCATCCGCGACGGCAAGTCGATCGAGACGCTCAACGTCGCCCGGGACGGCGTGGACGAGGACAGGATCATCAAGGGGATGGTCGGGCGGACACTCGAGTCCCGCTTCCCCGACCACACCCCGACGATCGGCGAGGTCCTGTTCGAGGCCAAGGACTGGACGGTCCAGCACCCGGTGATCACCGACCGCCTCGTGTGCAAGGGCTCGAACTTCTTCGTCCGCCAGGGCGAGATCGTGGGCTTCGCGGGGCTCATGGGGGCCGGGCGCACCGAGCTGGCACGGAGCATCTTCGGCCACTCGTACGGCAAGTTCCTCTCCGGCCACACCTACATGCACGGCAAGGAGGTCAGGATGCACACCGTGGCACAGGCCATCGATGCCGGCCTCGGCTACGTCACCGAGGACCGCAAGACCCTGGGCCTGAACCTGCTCGACGACATCAAGACGACCACCGTCTCGGCCGCACTGAAGAAGATCACCCGCGGGCTCGTCGTCGACCGCAACCGCGAGTACGAGGTCGCCGAGCAGTACCGGAAGTCGCTGCGGACCAAGACGCCCAGCGTCGACGAGGGCGTCGCGAAGCTCTCGGGCGGGAACCAGCAGAAGGTCGTCCTCGCCAAGTGGATGTTCACCGACCCGGAGCTGCTGATCCTCGACGAGCCCACGCGCGGCATCGACGTCGGGGCGAAGTACGAGATCTACGGCATCATCCAGAAGCTCGCGAGCCAGGGCAAGGGCGTGATCGTTATCTCCTCCGAGCTGCCCGAGCTCCTAGGCCTCTCGGACCGCATCTACACGATCTTCGAGGGCGCCATCACCGGCGTCCTCACCAAGGAAGAGGCCACCCAGGAGAGCCTCATGAAGCTCATGACCCAGGCCCGCAAGGCCGCCTGA
- a CDS encoding heavy metal translocating P-type ATPase, with translation MGILRTVRTYPIVIAGLLVLVAALILAVVRQDEAAQIVASAFAGAIAAWTFVGMVREILRGHWGLDILAVTAIVATLLVGEYIAAVIIVLMLSGGKALEDYAAGRAKRELTALLDRAPRAAHRQLPDGTVEDVPLEDVAPGDLLVVRPSEVVPVDGVLESEAASFDESSLTGESLPVDRAAGEKVLSGSVNGTAAALVRASASAADSQFSQIVALVREASASRAPVVRLADRYAVPFTLFALVLAGFGWWLSGDPRRFAEVLVVATPCPLLIAAPVAFMGGMSRAAKNGVIVKGGAVLELLARVKTAAFDKTGTLTRGRPELVAVRPERGFDVEELLTLTASAEQYSSHALAASVVEAATAQGVNLLPGSGAEEAATNGVLADIDGQRVLVGKRAFVAQETGADVVEPPLVPGELAVYVAVDRAFAGVVVLRDLPRPEARATLARLAELGARHTVMLTGDGASTARAIAHQLGVSDVRAELLPLDKVEIVRAAEPRPVLMVGDGVNDAPVLAAADVGVAMGARGSTAASESADAVVLVDDISKAAAAVEISQHAVRVALQSIWLGIALSVGLMLVALTGVLPAVAGALLQELVDLATILNALRALSGGRPRTTAAVPVEGTAAVVRAGGDG, from the coding sequence ATGGGGATCCTCCGCACGGTGCGCACCTATCCGATCGTCATCGCTGGCCTCCTCGTCCTCGTCGCGGCGCTCATCCTCGCGGTGGTCCGGCAGGACGAGGCCGCGCAGATCGTGGCGAGCGCCTTCGCCGGAGCGATCGCCGCCTGGACGTTCGTGGGCATGGTCCGGGAGATCCTCCGGGGCCACTGGGGCCTCGACATCCTCGCCGTGACCGCGATCGTGGCGACCCTCCTCGTGGGGGAGTACATCGCGGCCGTCATCATCGTGCTCATGCTCTCCGGCGGAAAGGCGCTCGAGGACTATGCCGCCGGGCGGGCCAAGCGCGAGCTCACCGCGCTCCTGGACCGCGCGCCGCGGGCCGCGCACCGGCAGCTCCCGGACGGCACCGTCGAGGACGTTCCGCTCGAGGACGTGGCCCCCGGGGACCTTCTCGTGGTCCGCCCGTCCGAGGTGGTCCCGGTGGACGGCGTCCTCGAGTCGGAGGCCGCCTCGTTCGACGAGTCCTCCCTCACGGGCGAGAGCCTGCCGGTGGACCGCGCGGCGGGGGAGAAGGTCCTCTCCGGGTCGGTCAACGGCACGGCCGCCGCCCTCGTCCGCGCGAGCGCGAGCGCCGCGGACAGCCAGTTCTCCCAGATCGTGGCCCTCGTGCGGGAGGCCTCGGCGAGCCGGGCCCCCGTGGTGCGCCTCGCGGACCGCTACGCGGTCCCGTTCACCCTCTTCGCGCTGGTCCTCGCCGGATTCGGATGGTGGCTCTCGGGCGATCCGCGGCGCTTCGCTGAGGTGCTCGTCGTGGCGACCCCGTGTCCGCTGCTCATCGCCGCGCCCGTGGCCTTCATGGGCGGCATGAGCCGGGCGGCGAAGAACGGCGTGATCGTCAAGGGCGGTGCCGTCCTCGAGCTGCTCGCGCGCGTGAAGACCGCAGCGTTCGACAAGACCGGAACCCTGACCAGGGGCCGCCCCGAGCTCGTCGCGGTCCGCCCCGAACGCGGGTTCGACGTCGAGGAGCTCCTCACGCTCACGGCCTCGGCCGAGCAGTACTCGTCCCATGCGCTGGCCGCATCCGTGGTCGAGGCCGCGACGGCTCAGGGCGTCAACCTGCTCCCCGGATCCGGCGCGGAGGAGGCCGCGACGAACGGCGTGCTCGCGGACATCGACGGGCAGCGTGTCCTGGTCGGCAAGCGGGCCTTCGTCGCCCAGGAGACCGGCGCCGACGTCGTCGAGCCTCCCCTCGTGCCCGGCGAGCTCGCAGTCTACGTGGCCGTGGACCGCGCCTTCGCGGGTGTTGTGGTGCTGCGCGACCTGCCCCGTCCCGAGGCCCGGGCGACGCTCGCGCGGCTCGCCGAGCTCGGTGCCCGCCACACGGTCATGCTCACGGGCGACGGCGCATCGACCGCCCGGGCAATTGCCCACCAGCTCGGCGTCTCGGACGTGCGGGCCGAGCTCCTCCCCCTGGACAAGGTCGAGATCGTCCGTGCCGCCGAGCCCCGGCCGGTGCTGATGGTGGGCGACGGGGTCAACGATGCCCCCGTGCTCGCCGCCGCGGACGTCGGCGTGGCCATGGGCGCCCGGGGGTCGACCGCCGCGAGCGAGTCCGCGGACGCAGTGGTCCTCGTGGACGACATCTCGAAGGCGGCCGCCGCGGTCGAGATCTCCCAGCATGCCGTGCGCGTGGCCCTCCAGTCGATCTGGCTCGGCATCGCGCTCAGCGTCGGCCTCATGCTCGTGGCCTTGACCGGTGTGCTGCCCGCCGTCGCGGGTGCGCTGCTCCAGGAACTCGTGGACCTCGCGACCATCCTCAACGCCCTGCGCGCCCTGAGCGGAGGGCGACCCCGGACGACGGCGGCCGTCCCCGTGGAGGGGACGGCCGCCGTCGTGCGTGCTGGCGGGGACGGCTAG
- the mmsB gene encoding multiple monosaccharide ABC transporter permease — translation MDALKKLFGGNTRQFGMIFALVALIVLFQILTGGLTLTSDNVINLFNGNSYILILAIGMVLVIIAGHIDLSVGSIAAAVGIIVAITMRDWGLPSWAGFLLGLAIGAVIGAWQGFWVAYVGIPAFIVTLAGMLIFRGVNQYIGKSNTVPVPTDFQKIGNGYLPEIGPNTGYNNLTLLLGILGAALVVFFELRSRRQAKALGAEVPETWVMVTKLVLVCAAILYATYLFATGRTGTSFPIPGIILGLLVLIYGFMSSKTVIGRHIYAVGGNRHAAELSGVQSKKVNFLVMMNMAILAALAGMVFVARSTASGPFDGTGWELDAIAAVFIGGAAVTGGVGTVIGSIVGGLVMAVLNNGLQLLGVGADLTAIIKGLVLLAAVAFDVYNKMQGKRSIIGLLIRGAGGERGAGQAGTPLQPDETTKTSEVLAKES, via the coding sequence ATGGACGCGCTCAAGAAGCTCTTCGGCGGCAACACCCGCCAATTCGGCATGATCTTCGCCCTCGTGGCCCTGATCGTCCTCTTCCAGATCCTCACCGGCGGGCTCACGCTCACGTCGGACAACGTGATCAACCTGTTCAACGGCAACTCGTACATCCTCATCCTCGCGATCGGCATGGTCCTCGTGATCATCGCCGGGCACATCGACCTCTCCGTCGGCTCGATCGCCGCGGCGGTCGGCATCATCGTCGCGATCACGATGCGGGACTGGGGGCTGCCCTCGTGGGCAGGCTTCCTCCTGGGCCTTGCGATCGGCGCGGTCATCGGCGCGTGGCAGGGATTCTGGGTCGCGTACGTGGGCATCCCGGCGTTCATCGTCACACTTGCCGGCATGCTGATCTTCCGCGGCGTGAACCAGTACATCGGCAAGTCCAACACCGTCCCGGTGCCCACCGACTTCCAGAAGATCGGCAACGGCTACCTGCCGGAGATCGGCCCGAACACCGGCTACAACAACCTCACGCTGCTGCTCGGCATCCTCGGTGCGGCGCTGGTCGTCTTCTTCGAGCTCCGCTCGCGCCGCCAGGCCAAGGCCCTCGGCGCGGAGGTGCCCGAGACGTGGGTCATGGTCACCAAGCTCGTGCTCGTCTGCGCGGCCATCCTCTACGCGACGTACCTGTTCGCGACCGGCCGCACCGGTACGTCCTTCCCCATCCCGGGCATCATCCTCGGCCTGCTCGTCCTGATCTACGGGTTCATGTCGTCCAAGACCGTGATCGGACGCCACATCTACGCGGTCGGCGGCAACCGCCACGCGGCGGAGCTCTCCGGCGTGCAGTCCAAGAAGGTCAACTTCCTCGTGATGATGAACATGGCCATCCTCGCGGCGCTGGCCGGCATGGTCTTCGTGGCCCGCTCCACGGCGTCCGGCCCGTTCGACGGCACCGGCTGGGAGCTCGACGCGATCGCGGCCGTGTTCATCGGCGGCGCGGCGGTCACCGGCGGCGTCGGCACCGTGATCGGCTCGATCGTCGGAGGCCTCGTCATGGCAGTGCTCAACAACGGCCTGCAGCTGCTCGGCGTCGGCGCCGACCTCACCGCGATCATCAAGGGCCTCGTGCTCCTGGCCGCGGTCGCCTTCGACGTCTACAACAAGATGCAGGGCAAGCGCTCGATCATCGGCCTCCTCATCCGCGGGGCCGGCGGCGAGCGGGGTGCCGGCCAGGCCGGCACCCCGCTCCAGCCCGACGAGACCACGAAGACCAGCGAAGTCCTCGCCAAGGAGAGCTGA
- a CDS encoding substrate-binding domain-containing protein: protein MRRFGMSGKASSKTKTAAAVVAIAALALTGCGRSDSGSTAGSSGSAGGFAKNSLIGVALPQKTSENWVLAEQLFNSGLTDAGFKPDVQFANSGVSEQQNEISTMVTKGAKVIIVGAIDGKQLGTQLKQAKDAGATVIAYDRLLENTNDVDYYVAYDNFKVGQLQGQALLDGMKAKKASGPYNIELFAGSPDDANAKVFFDGAMSVLQPKIDDGTLHVVSGQKTFEQAVTQGWKAENAQKRMDTILAANYTSAPLDGVLSPNDTLARAIITSVKSAGKAIPIVTGQDSEVESVKSIMAGEQYSTINKDTRNLVKQAIDMVSKLQAGQTPDINDTKSYNNGVKTVPTFLLPPVVVTKANAKDAYANDPTLSKLTQ, encoded by the coding sequence ATGCGCAGGTTCGGCATGTCAGGGAAGGCAAGCTCGAAGACGAAGACTGCCGCGGCAGTCGTGGCCATCGCCGCGCTGGCCCTCACGGGCTGCGGTCGCTCGGACTCGGGCAGCACCGCAGGCTCGAGCGGCAGCGCCGGCGGGTTCGCGAAGAACTCGCTCATCGGCGTCGCGCTCCCGCAGAAGACCTCGGAGAACTGGGTCCTCGCGGAGCAGCTGTTCAACAGCGGTCTCACGGACGCTGGCTTCAAGCCGGACGTGCAGTTCGCCAACAGCGGCGTCTCGGAGCAGCAGAACGAGATCTCGACCATGGTCACCAAGGGCGCCAAGGTCATCATCGTCGGCGCGATCGACGGCAAGCAGCTCGGCACGCAGCTCAAGCAGGCCAAGGACGCCGGCGCCACGGTCATCGCCTACGACCGGCTCCTCGAGAACACGAACGACGTGGACTACTACGTCGCGTATGACAACTTCAAGGTCGGCCAGCTCCAGGGCCAGGCGCTCCTGGACGGCATGAAGGCCAAGAAGGCCTCGGGCCCGTACAACATCGAGCTGTTCGCCGGCTCCCCGGATGACGCGAACGCGAAGGTGTTCTTCGACGGGGCCATGAGCGTCCTGCAGCCGAAGATCGACGACGGCACGCTCCATGTCGTCTCGGGCCAGAAGACGTTCGAGCAGGCCGTGACCCAGGGCTGGAAGGCCGAGAACGCGCAGAAGCGCATGGACACGATCCTCGCGGCGAACTACACGTCCGCCCCGCTCGACGGCGTGCTCTCGCCGAACGACACGCTGGCGCGCGCGATCATCACGTCCGTCAAGAGCGCTGGCAAGGCGATTCCGATCGTCACGGGCCAGGACTCCGAGGTCGAGTCGGTCAAGTCGATCATGGCCGGCGAGCAGTACTCGACCATCAACAAGGACACCCGCAACCTCGTGAAGCAGGCCATCGACATGGTCAGCAAGCTCCAGGCCGGGCAGACGCCGGACATCAACGACACCAAGTCCTACAACAACGGCGTCAAGACGGTCCCGACCTTCCTGCTCCCGCCGGTCGTCGTCACGAAGGCCAATGCCAAGGACGCCTACGCGAACGATCCGACGCTGAGCAAGCTCACCCAGTAG